One region of Methanobrevibacter thaueri genomic DNA includes:
- the oadA gene encoding sodium-extruding oxaloacetate decarboxylase subunit alpha, with amino-acid sequence MAKVRFTETALRDAHQSLLATRMRTRDMIPIAEEMDKVGYFSVEAWGGATFDTCIRYLNEDPWERLRQLKSEFNHTPIQMLLRGQNLVGYKHYPDDIVTKFVEKSYENGVDVFRIFDALNDIRNMEKSIKVAKAQGAHVQGTISYTISPVHTLDDFVNLAKELEALDCDSVAIKDMAGLITPTAAYNLVSALKEETDLLVDLHCHCTSGMTPISYYAACQAGVDILDTAISPLAWGTSQPPTESMVAALQGTEFDTGLDLKLLTSIKKYFEDIKEKYAGILDPISESVDADVLLYQIPGGMLSNLISQLKEQNALDRYNDVLDEMPRVRKDMGYPPLVTPTSQIVGIQSVMNVLGGERYKTVSNEVKEYMKGMYGKSPAPVNAEISKRIIGDDEVITCRPADLLEPEFDKFKSEGEKEGFVKSDEDALTYALYPPIAPKFLKGEAEEEELKPAHTITEDEGIGIPTQYNVEVDGDVFEVKIMPTGFMEIEETESGNFKPVEGAVPSPMQGMVIKLNVNVGDKVAQGSTIAVIEAMKMENDIQSEVDGTVEEIFVEPGDAVSIGDTLMVIK; translated from the coding sequence ATGGCAAAAGTAAGATTTACAGAAACAGCACTTCGTGATGCTCACCAATCCTTACTGGCAACTAGGATGAGAACTAGGGACATGATTCCTATTGCAGAAGAGATGGATAAAGTTGGATATTTCTCTGTTGAAGCTTGGGGTGGAGCTACTTTTGATACATGTATTAGATATTTAAATGAAGACCCTTGGGAAAGGTTAAGGCAATTAAAATCTGAATTTAATCACACTCCAATTCAAATGCTTTTAAGGGGACAAAACTTAGTAGGTTATAAACACTATCCTGATGATATTGTAACTAAATTCGTTGAAAAGTCATATGAAAACGGTGTTGACGTATTCAGGATTTTTGACGCTTTGAACGATATTAGAAATATGGAAAAATCAATCAAAGTCGCTAAAGCTCAAGGCGCACATGTGCAAGGAACAATAAGTTATACAATCAGCCCAGTGCACACATTGGATGATTTTGTCAACTTGGCTAAAGAGTTGGAAGCTCTTGATTGTGACTCCGTGGCAATTAAGGATATGGCAGGTTTAATTACTCCTACTGCAGCTTATAATTTAGTGTCTGCATTGAAGGAAGAAACTGATTTGCTTGTAGATTTACACTGTCATTGTACCAGTGGTATGACTCCAATCAGTTATTATGCTGCATGTCAAGCAGGTGTGGACATATTAGATACAGCTATTTCACCTCTTGCTTGGGGTACAAGTCAACCTCCAACCGAAAGTATGGTTGCGGCACTTCAAGGAACCGAGTTTGACACCGGACTCGATTTAAAATTATTGACATCAATCAAAAAATACTTTGAAGATATCAAGGAGAAATACGCAGGTATTCTTGATCCTATATCTGAAAGTGTTGACGCTGATGTATTATTATACCAAATTCCTGGAGGAATGCTTTCAAACCTCATTTCTCAACTCAAGGAGCAAAACGCACTCGACAGATACAATGACGTATTGGATGAGATGCCAAGAGTCAGAAAAGACATGGGATACCCTCCACTTGTAACACCAACAAGTCAAATTGTAGGTATTCAATCCGTAATGAATGTATTGGGTGGAGAAAGATACAAAACAGTATCCAATGAAGTTAAAGAGTACATGAAAGGAATGTACGGTAAATCTCCAGCTCCAGTTAATGCTGAAATATCAAAAAGAATCATTGGGGATGATGAGGTAATTACCTGCAGGCCGGCAGACTTGCTTGAACCTGAATTCGACAAATTCAAATCAGAAGGTGAAAAAGAAGGGTTCGTAAAATCTGATGAAGACGCTTTAACTTATGCGTTATACCCACCAATTGCTCCAAAATTCCTCAAAGGTGAAGCTGAAGAGGAAGAACTCAAACCGGCTCACACAATCACTGAGGATGAAGGAATTGGAATTCCAACTCAATATAATGTTGAAGTCGATGGTGACGTATTTGAAGTTAAAATCATGCCTACTGGATTCATGGAAATCGAAGAAACCGAATCCGGAAACTTCAAGCCTGTTGAAGGTGCAGTGCCTTCACCAATGCAAGGTATGGTAATCAAACTCAACGTTAATGTTGGAGATAAAGTTGCACAAGGATCCACTATTGCCGTAATCGAGGCTATGAAAATGGAAAACGATATACAATCAGAAGTAGACGGTACTGTCGAAGAGATTTTCGTAGAACCTGGTGATGCGGTAAGTATTGGAGACACTTTAATGGTAATCAAATAG
- a CDS encoding inositol-3-phosphate synthase, which produces MDKIKIAIVGLGNCASSLIQGIHYYDGKKPEDAIGLMHWDIGGYTPSDIEVVAAFDVDARKVGKTIDEAIFAKPNCTTIFQEDIPKYDVKVCMGHVLDGVAEHMSNYDDEYTFVVSDEEPVDVVSVLKESGAEILVNYLPVGSEEAARYYAQCALDADVAYVNCMPVFIVSDDEWDAKFKAKGIPIVGDDIKAQIGATITHRTLASLFMDRGVKLDRTYQINTGGNTDFLNMLNRERLDSKKESKTEAVQSVLTERMDDRDIHIGPSDYVPWQNDNKLCFLRMEGRTFGDVPMNIELRLSVEDSPNSAGCVIDAVRCCKIGLERGIGGQLTSISSYTMKHPPIQYTDDEAYENVEKFISGELER; this is translated from the coding sequence TTGGATAAAATTAAAATAGCGATTGTAGGATTAGGAAACTGTGCAAGTTCCTTAATTCAAGGGATACATTATTATGATGGTAAAAAGCCAGAAGATGCGATAGGACTTATGCATTGGGATATTGGAGGATACACTCCAAGTGACATTGAAGTTGTCGCAGCTTTTGATGTGGATGCAAGAAAAGTTGGCAAAACAATAGATGAGGCAATTTTTGCCAAACCGAACTGCACTACAATATTCCAAGAAGATATTCCGAAATATGATGTTAAAGTATGTATGGGACATGTTTTAGACGGTGTTGCAGAACACATGTCCAATTATGATGATGAATATACATTTGTTGTAAGTGACGAGGAACCTGTGGATGTTGTTTCAGTCTTGAAAGAAAGCGGTGCTGAAATATTGGTTAACTACCTCCCTGTAGGTTCAGAAGAGGCAGCAAGATACTACGCACAATGCGCTCTTGATGCTGATGTGGCTTATGTGAACTGTATGCCTGTATTTATTGTAAGTGATGATGAATGGGATGCCAAATTCAAGGCAAAAGGAATTCCTATTGTCGGTGACGATATCAAGGCTCAAATTGGTGCTACTATCACACACAGAACACTAGCTAGTTTATTCATGGATAGGGGTGTGAAATTAGACAGAACCTATCAGATTAATACCGGTGGTAACACTGATTTCTTGAATATGCTCAACCGTGAAAGGTTAGACTCCAAAAAGGAATCCAAAACCGAAGCGGTTCAATCAGTATTGACTGAAAGAATGGATGATCGTGATATCCATATCGGACCTAGTGATTATGTCCCATGGCAAAACGACAACAAGTTATGTTTCCTCAGAATGGAAGGCCGTACATTCGGTGATGTTCCAATGAACATCGAACTCAGGTTAAGTGTAGAGGACTCTCCAAACTCTGCAGGATGTGTAATTGATGCCGTAAGATGTTGTAAAATTGGTTTAGAAAGAGGCATTGGTGGACAATTGACTTCAATTTCTTCATATACCATGAAACATCCTCCAATTCAATACACTGATGATGAGGCATATGAAAACGTTGAAAAATTCATTTCTGGCGAATTAGAAAGATAA
- a CDS encoding UbiA family prenyltransferase, translating to MNPYIEILRPGNVIMAVIAIVLVAIVGHTVSLPIILAMLAVFFEISAGNVINDYFDYKIDLINKPHRPIPSGRISPKSGRNYAYVLFVLGTVCGFLISYLNKDWTAFIIVLISDVILYVYARNLKSTPLIGNLTVGFMTGLCFAFGGYAINNPQIIATSWFLGFFAFVMTTAREITKDIEDMEGDKAEGAKTFPILYGAKLSAIIAFALIIIDCLLCPLLYIQNVFNIIYLAIIAIAVVIFLYSGILIIKNQDTKTAAKASKYLKIGILIAFVAFALGSF from the coding sequence ATGAATCCATACATTGAAATTTTAAGGCCTGGAAATGTGATTATGGCAGTCATAGCCATTGTTCTTGTGGCAATTGTGGGCCATACAGTATCACTTCCTATAATACTGGCCATGCTAGCAGTATTTTTTGAAATAAGTGCGGGAAACGTCATCAATGATTACTTTGATTATAAGATTGACTTGATCAACAAGCCCCACAGGCCAATACCTTCAGGCAGAATCTCACCGAAAAGCGGTAGAAACTACGCTTATGTATTGTTTGTTTTAGGAACAGTCTGCGGATTTCTGATTTCATACCTGAATAAAGACTGGACAGCATTCATAATCGTTTTAATTTCAGACGTGATACTTTACGTATATGCCCGTAACCTGAAATCAACCCCACTTATTGGAAACCTAACCGTAGGATTCATGACAGGATTATGCTTTGCCTTTGGTGGATATGCCATAAACAATCCCCAAATCATTGCAACATCATGGTTTTTAGGATTTTTTGCATTCGTAATGACCACAGCACGTGAGATAACAAAAGACATCGAGGACATGGAGGGGGACAAGGCCGAGGGCGCCAAAACTTTCCCTATATTGTATGGTGCAAAACTATCTGCAATCATTGCATTTGCATTAATCATCATAGACTGTTTGCTTTGTCCGCTGTTATACATTCAGAACGTATTTAACATCATTTATCTGGCAATAATAGCCATTGCGGTTGTGATATTCTTATACAGCGGAATTCTGATTATTAAAAATCAGGACACAAAAACCGCTGCAAAGGCTTCAAAATATTTGAAAATCGGAATCTTGATTGCATTCGTAGCGTTTGCACTCGGATCATTTTAA
- a CDS encoding glycosyltransferase family 39 protein: MFEEFKISKKDKYYLLFILIYGIILVGYYINFNYSLGIDCSDVYVYLLNSLYYAGYDVNVTYNIFLSPVICILTSILFRFGLVDKLAIMIVTGAFAIFGNVGLYLLLRRFFDEELSLTGTIIYSSLTLYLTWLANGTLDIPGVSMTIWAALFGYLALKENPKFYIPLLLFLVLGLFTRYTVILSYPAFALYYVIERGFRIESQDKKYILRGILIGIIILAITLGFVIIIGHGSFEAGAQMARGIQGTLGSQNDPAYNPDFSYYLMNMLNFVSNSHTYFDGNPVLDSATPLSWAILAILGAGMGLWIYEHRRSLEKKDMIPALFFIMGIVSFTRVTSIVTILLVLIGLFFLGKDSENKIVYLMIGWILSNFIFYSFNPVKVNRYILPVFPPIIYFVILSIQTINDRFDINKNIIPIILIALFIVQAFAFTFTFEPTTQYITTEEVSNYIIENNPDYESIKIGVYNIRPFSWWLGANATGIPVSNQTEIDSSNVTYYISNMKLDNLTNYSEIKNINEIYLYEKINV; encoded by the coding sequence ATGTTTGAAGAGTTTAAAATCAGTAAAAAGGACAAATATTATTTATTATTCATTTTAATATATGGAATAATCCTTGTTGGATATTACATTAACTTCAACTATAGTTTGGGCATTGATTGCAGTGACGTTTACGTATACCTTTTAAATTCTTTATACTATGCGGGATACGATGTAAATGTAACCTATAATATCTTTTTATCCCCAGTGATATGCATTCTAACCTCAATACTTTTTAGATTTGGCCTTGTTGACAAATTGGCAATCATGATTGTGACCGGAGCATTTGCAATCTTTGGAAATGTGGGCCTTTATCTGTTGCTTAGAAGATTTTTTGATGAGGAGTTGAGTTTAACCGGAACAATAATCTATTCCTCATTGACATTGTATTTGACCTGGCTGGCAAACGGTACCCTGGACATTCCGGGAGTGTCCATGACAATTTGGGCCGCATTATTCGGATACCTTGCTCTTAAGGAGAATCCTAAGTTCTATATTCCATTACTGCTATTTCTGGTATTAGGACTGTTTACACGATACACAGTCATATTGTCATATCCTGCATTCGCACTGTATTATGTAATCGAAAGGGGATTCAGGATTGAATCTCAAGACAAGAAATACATCTTAAGGGGAATATTAATAGGAATCATTATTTTGGCAATCACATTGGGATTTGTCATAATCATAGGCCACGGCAGTTTTGAAGCGGGAGCTCAAATGGCAAGAGGAATACAAGGAACCCTTGGAAGCCAAAATGACCCTGCATACAATCCTGATTTCAGTTATTACCTGATGAACATGTTGAACTTCGTATCAAATTCACATACATACTTTGATGGAAATCCAGTATTAGACAGTGCAACTCCTCTGTCATGGGCAATTCTGGCGATATTGGGAGCAGGAATGGGATTGTGGATATATGAGCACAGAAGAAGCCTGGAAAAAAAGGACATGATTCCTGCATTGTTCTTCATTATGGGAATTGTCAGCTTCACCAGAGTGACATCAATAGTCACAATATTGCTCGTTCTCATTGGATTGTTCTTCCTGGGCAAGGATTCTGAGAACAAGATAGTCTATCTGATGATTGGATGGATATTGTCAAATTTCATTTTCTACAGCTTCAATCCGGTTAAGGTGAACAGATACATATTGCCTGTATTTCCGCCAATAATCTATTTTGTCATCCTTTCAATCCAGACAATAAACGACCGCTTTGACATTAACAAAAACATCATTCCAATAATCCTGATAGCTCTGTTCATTGTGCAGGCATTTGCGTTCACGTTCACATTCGAGCCTACAACACAGTACATCACAACAGAGGAAGTGTCCAATTACATCATTGAAAACAACCCTGACTATGAAAGCATCAAAATAGGCGTTTACAACATCAGGCCATTCAGCTGGTGGCTTGGTGCAAATGCAACAGGAATCCCTGTCAGCAACCAGACTGAGATTGATTCAAGCAATGTTACCTACTACATTTCAAACATGAAACTGGATAACCTGACAAACTATTCTGAAATAAAAAATATTAATGAAATCTATCTATATGAAAAAATAAATGTTTAA
- a CDS encoding NERD domain-containing protein, with protein sequence MKVVCCKNCGAKYQLDDDDDITTFECSSCAGDLEYLEEYSNSENTSNSSFMDSFKYDNSYIVQCEDCGLKYKIKSSDSILDYECDSCGGSLRYLDEEMNKELDQYLEEREKELETIRQQNQVNKPTSEELTNEEPDRLKSFTEKIGDFFSEESMLKIANDEKQEIELEEEEVGKTARTTIPDAVLTKFGKEFAVPNTEDYEILKTFLKDEFFKSMGQYYPKVDNQPTGSFLDKISMKEPEGKDLVPNETSINDNDTSIFDVEALNMNEIILLVGAGIFILSIIEILIINSGIGIIALFIGVIMLCFGLYKTRDVKQTEERTRIIREHLLTLPEEYYVFYNVKTPTAPSGINHLVVGPTGIYALLSQKYNPKLRLESENENLNLIGSTELDEDKIEEVPTKDNTRRFRYTTKQAKFSQDDKVKQKALTLGEDLINFLNDNNIKNCFVEPLVGFINNEVVVINMPLTDEDLFIDELLNQIKTSTIKLDQETIDKCAVLLSHFSADCSAEF encoded by the coding sequence ATGAAAGTTGTATGCTGTAAGAACTGTGGTGCAAAATACCAACTCGATGATGATGACGATATCACAACATTTGAGTGTTCTTCATGTGCAGGTGACTTAGAATACTTAGAGGAATATTCTAATAGCGAAAATACCTCAAATTCCTCCTTTATGGACTCATTCAAATATGATAATTCATATATTGTTCAATGCGAAGATTGTGGATTAAAATATAAAATCAAAAGTAGCGACAGCATACTTGATTATGAATGTGACAGCTGTGGAGGTTCATTAAGATATTTGGACGAAGAAATGAACAAAGAATTGGACCAATATCTTGAAGAAAGGGAAAAAGAGCTTGAAACTATTAGACAACAAAACCAAGTAAACAAACCAACATCTGAAGAATTAACAAATGAAGAACCTGATCGCTTAAAGTCATTTACTGAAAAAATCGGCGATTTCTTCTCTGAAGAAAGCATGCTTAAAATAGCAAATGACGAAAAACAAGAAATAGAACTCGAAGAAGAAGAAGTCGGTAAAACCGCCAGAACCACCATACCTGACGCTGTTTTAACCAAATTTGGAAAAGAATTTGCAGTCCCAAATACTGAAGACTATGAAATCTTGAAAACATTCCTTAAAGATGAATTCTTCAAAAGCATGGGACAATATTATCCTAAGGTTGATAATCAACCAACCGGCAGTTTCCTCGATAAGATAAGCATGAAGGAACCTGAAGGAAAAGATTTAGTTCCAAATGAAACCTCAATCAATGACAATGACACAAGCATCTTCGATGTTGAGGCATTGAATATGAATGAGATAATACTTCTTGTTGGTGCAGGAATATTCATTTTAAGCATAATCGAGATCCTAATCATCAATAGTGGTATCGGTATTATTGCATTATTCATTGGAGTGATAATGCTTTGTTTTGGACTTTACAAAACAAGAGACGTCAAACAAACCGAAGAAAGAACAAGAATTATCAGGGAACACCTGTTGACTCTTCCAGAAGAATACTATGTATTCTACAATGTAAAAACTCCAACAGCACCATCCGGTATTAACCACTTGGTGGTAGGTCCAACTGGAATATATGCTCTTTTATCTCAAAAGTATAATCCAAAACTCAGATTGGAATCCGAAAATGAAAACTTGAACCTAATCGGATCAACCGAGCTTGATGAGGATAAGATTGAAGAAGTTCCAACTAAGGACAATACAAGAAGATTCAGATACACAACCAAACAGGCCAAATTCTCACAGGATGATAAAGTTAAACAAAAAGCATTGACTTTAGGAGAAGATTTAATTAACTTCTTGAATGACAATAATATTAAAAATTGCTTTGTAGAGCCTTTGGTTGGTTTTATCAATAATGAAGTTGTCGTAATAAATATGCCTTTGACTGATGAAGACCTATTTATTGACGAACTACTGAATCAAATTAAAACAAGTACTATCAAGTTAGACCAAGAAACCATTGATAAATGTGCTGTTTTATTAAGTCACTTTTCTGCAGACTGTTCTGCAGAATTTTAA
- a CDS encoding N-acetylneuraminate synthase family protein has protein sequence MNIFNRYPVLIAEIGINFYDLAEHESISNMEAAKYMIDEAKDCGITVVEFQSYKAESIVSLTDEAATESQYESLKRTDGFGVEEYRELAEYCQYKGMKFLSTPLDFESVDYLDEFMDIYKISSFDITNIPFIKYIASKNKPILLSTGASTIREIKQAVSAIEEVSFVDIAIMHSVLSFPTSYEDANLLMIKDLAENFPDYEIGYSDHTKSDENMALLTTAYNYGAKILEKHFTIDKSLPGEDHEYSMDPDDVIKFQWNVHFLSKINGKKNKQPLICETSARKKMRRSIVASRNIKKGEKISEDDLTFKRPGTGISPSEINNVVGRTAKEDIKEDTLIDFYMLD, from the coding sequence ATGAACATTTTCAATAGATATCCGGTTCTAATAGCTGAAATTGGAATCAACTTCTATGATTTGGCCGAACATGAAAGCATTTCCAATATGGAAGCTGCAAAATATATGATCGACGAGGCAAAGGATTGCGGAATAACAGTTGTCGAGTTCCAATCATATAAGGCGGAATCAATCGTTTCACTCACTGATGAGGCGGCCACAGAATCCCAATATGAATCCTTGAAAAGGACTGATGGGTTTGGCGTTGAGGAGTATAGGGAGCTTGCTGAATACTGTCAATATAAGGGCATGAAATTTCTATCAACACCATTGGATTTTGAGTCTGTGGATTATCTGGACGAGTTCATGGACATCTATAAGATTTCATCATTCGACATAACCAATATTCCGTTCATTAAATATATTGCAAGTAAAAACAAACCTATTTTGCTCTCTACAGGAGCATCAACCATTCGTGAAATCAAGCAGGCAGTCAGTGCCATTGAAGAGGTTTCCTTTGTCGATATTGCAATAATGCATAGTGTTTTATCGTTCCCTACATCTTATGAGGATGCCAATCTGCTGATGATAAAGGACTTGGCGGAAAATTTCCCAGACTATGAGATTGGCTATTCCGACCATACAAAATCTGATGAGAACATGGCCTTGCTGACAACCGCATATAATTATGGTGCAAAGATTTTGGAAAAGCATTTCACCATTGACAAGTCCTTGCCTGGAGAGGACCATGAGTACTCAATGGATCCCGATGATGTCATAAAATTCCAGTGGAATGTTCATTTCCTGTCAAAAATTAATGGTAAGAAAAACAAACAGCCGTTGATTTGTGAAACATCTGCCAGAAAGAAAATGAGAAGGTCAATTGTCGCTTCCAGAAATATTAAAAAAGGCGAAAAAATATCTGAAGATGATTTGACTTTCAAACGTCCTGGAACAGGAATATCTCCTTCTGAAATAAATAATGTGGTTGGCAGAACTGCAAAAGAAGATATTAAAGAGGATACCTTAATCGATTTTTACATGTTGGATTAA
- a CDS encoding cytidylyltransferase domain-containing protein — protein MFNNNKILVVIPARGGSKGIPRKNVRLLDGQPLISYSINVAKSSEYVDDVVITTDDSEIALLSEKFGASVIRRSEELSTDETPLDPVVYDAMVQKEKLAFDEYDLVITLQPTSPLIKTSTLDQVIEKFEDFAIDSVITVVDDRRLSWGYDENNERFFPNYIERKNRQDLPKDFKETGAILATRRKFVNEFSRLGTNIDIVEVSQEESVDVTNYEDWWIAEKYLQRQKIAIVPNASESVGNKHINRCLSVASKLVFHDVLFLLDESHQLGIDIIKKYNYNYKIYDGRDDLITCLREYSPQLVLNDIADTSSEYISILKDEGYFVVNFEDLGVGSGLADVVFDALYEHDLSEKNIYTGYEYYLLRDEFYFQPQKIITHAVNNVLITFTGEDEDNLTEKVINSILSTNYEGRINVIVGLTYPDLEGLISKYESNQSIQIYQNVSNISEFMFKADIIFSSASKRMYDICSLGVPTICLCQNERELSHVFANESNGFINMGLGADVEMQQLIEQFVNLVNDYDLRVAMNKKMLSIDLKNGFENMESVIRQEYRKFKLNR, from the coding sequence ATGTTTAACAATAATAAAATTTTAGTAGTTATTCCAGCAAGGGGAGGTTCAAAGGGTATTCCTCGCAAAAACGTCAGATTATTGGATGGTCAACCATTGATTTCATATTCCATTAATGTGGCTAAATCCTCAGAGTATGTTGATGATGTTGTTATAACTACTGATGATTCTGAAATTGCATTGCTTAGTGAAAAATTTGGAGCTAGCGTCATTAGGCGTTCTGAAGAATTGTCCACTGATGAAACTCCATTGGATCCTGTCGTTTATGATGCAATGGTTCAAAAGGAAAAATTGGCTTTCGACGAATATGACCTTGTCATAACTCTTCAACCAACTTCTCCATTAATCAAAACTTCCACACTTGATCAGGTTATCGAGAAATTTGAAGATTTTGCCATTGACAGTGTCATAACTGTTGTAGACGATAGGCGATTAAGTTGGGGATATGATGAGAACAATGAAAGGTTCTTCCCAAATTACATCGAAAGGAAAAACAGGCAAGACCTGCCGAAAGATTTTAAGGAAACCGGAGCCATTTTGGCAACCCGCAGAAAGTTTGTCAATGAATTTTCACGTTTGGGAACCAACATCGATATAGTTGAGGTGTCCCAGGAGGAAAGTGTGGATGTGACAAATTATGAGGATTGGTGGATTGCGGAAAAATATCTTCAAAGGCAAAAGATAGCTATTGTTCCAAATGCTTCTGAAAGTGTAGGAAACAAGCATATCAATCGATGCCTATCCGTTGCCTCCAAGTTGGTCTTCCATGATGTCTTGTTCCTGTTGGATGAAAGCCACCAATTGGGAATTGACATAATCAAGAAATACAATTATAATTATAAGATTTATGATGGCAGGGACGATTTGATTACCTGTCTGAGGGAATACTCTCCACAATTGGTGCTAAATGATATTGCAGATACCAGTAGCGAGTACATTTCCATTTTAAAGGATGAAGGTTACTTTGTGGTTAATTTTGAGGATTTGGGTGTAGGCAGTGGATTGGCTGATGTTGTTTTCGATGCGCTGTATGAGCATGACCTCAGTGAAAAGAACATCTATACAGGTTATGAGTATTATCTCTTAAGGGATGAATTCTACTTCCAGCCTCAAAAAATCATCACTCATGCAGTAAATAATGTTTTAATCACGTTCACGGGTGAAGATGAGGATAATTTAACCGAAAAGGTCATTAATTCAATTTTAAGCACAAATTATGAAGGAAGGATTAATGTAATTGTCGGATTGACATATCCTGATTTGGAAGGGCTCATCTCCAAATATGAATCAAATCAATCTATTCAGATTTATCAAAATGTCTCAAACATCAGCGAATTCATGTTCAAGGCGGACATAATATTTTCCTCAGCAAGCAAGAGGATGTATGACATATGTTCATTGGGTGTTCCAACAATATGCCTATGCCAAAACGAACGTGAATTGTCTCACGTATTTGCAAATGAGTCAAACGGATTCATCAATATGGGTTTGGGTGCCGATGTTGAAATGCAGCAACTCATTGAACAATTCGTCAATCTTGTAAACGATTATGACTTGCGTGTAGCAATGAATAAAAAAATGCTGTCAATTGACTTAAAAAACGGTTTCGAAAATATGGAGTCTGTTATCCGTCAGGAGTATCGTAAATTCAAGTTGAACAGGTGA
- the hypD gene encoding hydrogenase formation protein HypD, whose protein sequence is MKDMSNKLLEKINELATPVKIMHVCGSHEHTIMENGIRTLLPEEVEIIAGPGCPVCVVPSREIDEALELIDKGVTITTFGDMLRVPGSEKSLADAKAEGGDVRVVYGINRAIEIAEKTDNDVAFISAGFETTAPTTAAELLATPPENFSVLSCHRLIPPAIDFLINSGETSLNALIQPGHVCTIIGTKPFEYFSTDYGIPQAVAGFNPLDILMSVYMILRQIKNETPKIENEYKRAVKDEGNVIAQEMIDQVFDVDSREWRGFPKIPNSILEIKDEFSEFNAREKYDIEVKDVTEAPKGCICGPILRGLARPEDCKLFRKACNPLHPIGACMVSKEGTCNIAHRYSRG, encoded by the coding sequence ATGAAAGATATGTCAAACAAGCTATTAGAGAAAATAAATGAATTAGCTACTCCCGTTAAAATAATGCACGTGTGCGGTTCACATGAACATACAATAATGGAAAATGGAATAAGAACTTTACTTCCAGAGGAAGTAGAAATCATTGCCGGACCAGGATGTCCTGTTTGTGTCGTTCCATCACGTGAAATCGATGAGGCTTTGGAACTTATCGACAAAGGAGTTACAATAACCACCTTTGGAGATATGCTAAGGGTTCCAGGTTCTGAAAAATCCCTAGCAGATGCCAAAGCAGAAGGTGGAGACGTTAGGGTTGTTTATGGAATAAACAGGGCAATCGAAATTGCTGAAAAAACAGACAATGACGTTGCATTTATCTCAGCAGGCTTTGAAACAACAGCCCCAACAACCGCTGCAGAATTGCTTGCGACACCTCCTGAAAACTTCTCAGTGCTTTCATGCCACAGACTCATACCTCCTGCTATCGATTTTTTAATCAATTCCGGAGAGACAAGTTTGAATGCATTGATTCAGCCTGGACATGTCTGCACAATCATTGGAACAAAACCTTTCGAATACTTCTCAACCGACTATGGAATACCTCAGGCAGTAGCTGGATTCAATCCATTGGACATACTGATGTCCGTTTACATGATTTTAAGACAAATCAAAAACGAAACACCGAAAATAGAAAATGAATACAAAAGAGCCGTGAAGGATGAAGGTAACGTCATCGCACAGGAAATGATTGATCAGGTATTCGATGTGGATTCAAGGGAATGGAGAGGATTTCCTAAAATCCCTAATTCAATCCTTGAAATCAAGGACGAATTCAGCGAATTCAACGCACGTGAAAAATACGACATTGAAGTTAAGGACGTTACTGAAGCTCCAAAAGGATGTATTTGTGGCCCTATCTTAAGGGGTCTCGCAAGACCTGAAGACTGCAAGCTATTCAGAAAGGCATGCAATCCGCTTCATCCGATTGGCGCATGTATGGTAAGTAAAGAAGGAACATGCAACATCGCACACAGATATTCAAGAGGATAA